The DNA window CGTGCCCGCCGGGTGCAGCCTCTTTTCAAGATCGCGGACGCCCTCGGAGCAAAGATCAAAACGCCGGTTGTTCGGAATGCGGTGAAGAAGACTGGCGGATCTGAGCTCAAGAATCTCCACAGCTACGAAGAAAGAAGGCAGGCGCTGGAACACGTCATCATGGCCGACTCGAAATTGGTAACAGGCAAGCGCATCCTTCTACTGGATGATCTGGTTCGCTCGGGAGCGACGATCAACGCCGTGGCAGAACAACTCACATCCGCTGGGGCAACCGCGGTTCACGTCTTGGCGATTACGCAAACGAGGCGACAATGAAGAGCGTTTTTGCTGGTGGGTCGCGGAAAGTGACCCGCCTGAACGCCGAGATTCGGAAGCGACTCGATCAGATCATCGCGAAACACTTGAGCGTGTTGGTAGGT is part of the Nitrospirota bacterium genome and encodes:
- a CDS encoding phosphoribosyltransferase family protein, yielding MAKINPKQLHGPWATGYALDIHSTGSEFIGYDEYGHEQFDTKRTEIGELLYRVKYQGDDAALDELVSTMADFIRVKRKAVDMIVPVPPTRARRVQPLFKIADALGAKIKTPVVRNAVKKTGGSELKNLHSYEERRQALEHVIMADSKLVTGKRILLLDDLVRSGATINAVAEQLTSAGATAVHVLAITQTRRQ